In Malus sylvestris chromosome 15, drMalSylv7.2, whole genome shotgun sequence, a single genomic region encodes these proteins:
- the LOC126605055 gene encoding uncharacterized protein LOC126605055 → MDDSGNPQDIVVPPVEGVAGGGTAYGWTDGGVQVPSPLKGSIDPTEFPTADLVHVWCMPSTANVGPQEMPRNLESVNLLAGRNERESIQIAMRPKVSWGGPGNAGVVQVQCSDLCSTSGDRLVVGQSINMRRVVPILGVPDALAPLDLPVSQISLLPGETTAVWVSIDVPSAQPPGQYEGEIIITATKADSEVPAHCLGKAEKHQLYRDLQSCLEMLDPIDGKLVDEVVERVKSATASLRSVLLSPLFSEYLSLNGPVDMMEEDAISSLSVRVKINMTVWDFILPVTPSLPAVFGISDTVIEDRFGVEHGTDEWYEALDQHFKWLLQYKISPYFCRWGDSMRVLTYTCPWPADHPKSDEYFSDPRLAAYALPYSRSVSGGNATKDYMQKQIDILRTKSHWKKAYFYLWDEPLNLEQYESLRSIASEIHAYAPDARVLTSYYCGPSDAPLAPTAFEAFVKVPKFLRPHTQIYCTSEWVLGNREDLVKDIVSEIQPENGEEWWTYVCMGPSDPHPNWHLGMRGTQHRAVMWRVWKEGGTGFLYWGANCYEKANVPSAEIRFRRGLPPGDGVLFYPGQVFSSSSQPVASVRLERILSGLQDIEYLRLYSSRYGREEGLALLEKTGLYLGPERYTQEHMPIDAMRGEIYNACRS, encoded by the exons ATGGATGACTCAG GGAATCCTCAAGACATCGTTGTGCCACCAGTTGAAGGTGTTGCTGGAGGAGGGACGGCATATGGATGGACTGATGGTGGCGTACAAGTTCCAAGTCCACTCAAAGGATCAATCGACCCTACAGAGTTTCCGACTGCTGATTTAGTGCATGTGTGGTGCATGCCAAGCACAGCAAATGTTGGACCACAAGAAATGCCAAGGAATTTGGAGTCG GTTAATCTTCTGGCTGGTAGAAATGAAAGAGAAAGTATTCAAATTGCAATGCGTCCAAAAGTTTCATGGGGTGGTCCTGGAAATGCAGGGGTTGTGCAGGTCCAGTGTAGTGACTTATGCTCCACATCTGGTGATCG GTTGGTAGTTGGACAATCAATAAACATGCGGCGTGTGGTTCCCATATTGGGTGTCCCAGATGCTCTTGCACCTCTTGATCTTCCAGTTAGTCAAATAAGCCTGCTACCAGG AGAAACAACTGCAGTTTGGGTTTCCATTGATGTTCCTAGTGCACAACCCCCAGGACAGTATGAGGGGGAGATCATCATTACTGCTACAAAGGCAGATTCGGA GGTTCCAGCACATTGCTTGGGCAAAGCCGAGAAGCATCAACTTTATAGGGATCTTCAAAGTTGTCTTGAAATGTTGGACCCCATTGATGGGAAACTGGTGGATGAAGTG GTAGAAAGGGTGAAATCTGCTACAGCATCTTTAAGAAGTGTTCTTCTGTCGCCACTATTTTCTGAATACTTATCATTAAATGGGCCAGTTGATATGATGGAGGAAGATGCTATTTCGAGCCTTTCAGTACGCGTGAAGATTAATATGACAGTTTGGGACTTCATTCTTCCTGTAACCCCATCACTCCCTGCTGTTTTTGGC ATATCTGATACTGTAATTGAAGATCGTTTTGGTGTTGAACATGGGACTGATGAGTGGTATGAGGCACTGGATCAGCATTTTAAGTGGCTTCTTCAATACAAAATCAGTCCATACTTTTGCAGATGGGGTGATAGTATGCGTGTCTTGACATATACCTGCCCTTGGCCAG CTGATCATCCAAAATCAGATGAATACTTTTCGGATCCACGGTTGGCAGCCTATGCTTTGCCATATAGTCGATCTGTCTCTGG TGGTAATGCAACGAAGGATTACATGCAGAAACAGATTGATATATTAAGGACAAAGTCTCACTGGAAGAAAGCCTATTTTTACTTGTGGGATGAG CCACTGAATTTGGAGCAATACGAGTCCCTCCGCAGCATAGCCAGCGAGATCCATGCGTATGCTCCTGATGCTCGTGTTTTAACTAGTTACTACTGTG GGCCAAGCGATGCACCTCTTGCACCTACTGCGTTTGAGGCTTTTGTGAAAGTTCCAAAATTCCTGCGCCCACACACTCAAATTTATTGTACAAG TGAATGGGTGCTTGGGAATCGAGAAGATTTGGTCAAGGATATTGTTTCCGAAATACAACCAGAAAATGGCGAG GAATGGTGGACTTATGTGTGCATGGGACCGTCTGACCCCCATCCCAATTGGCACCTTGGTATGCGAGGTACACAACACCGTGCTGTAATGTGGCGTGTATGGAAAGAAGGTGGAACAGGTTTCTTATATTGGGGTGCCAATTGCTATGAGAAGGCAAATGTTCCAAGCGCAGAG ATAAGATTCAGGCGTGGCCTTCCCCCTGGAGATGGAGTTTTGTTCTACCCTGGCCAGGTGTTCTCATCATCAAGTCAACCAGTTGCTTCGGTCAGACTTGAACGCATTCTTAGTGGCTTGCAG GACATCGAGTACCTCAGACTCTATTCTTCAAGATACGGTAGAGAGGAAGGACTGGCTCTCCTTGAAAAGACGGGTTTGTACCTGGGTCCTGAGCGTTACACGCAGGAGCACATGCCCATTGATGCAATGCGGGGTGAGATCTACAACGCATGCCGGTCGTGA
- the LOC126602137 gene encoding zinc finger protein GAI-ASSOCIATED FACTOR 1-like isoform X1 has translation MGELDNSSSPLLTVSTASGGEASLTSSTHEAMTHPEPQQKKKRNLPGMPDPEAEVIALSPTTLLATNRFVCEICSKGFQRDQNLQLHRRGHNLPWKLKQRTSKEVRKRVYVCPETSCVHHHPTRALGDLTGIKKHFCRKHGEKKWKCERCSKKYAVQSDWKAHMKTCGTREYKCDCGTLFSRRDSFITHRAFCDALAEESAKTQTLVIGPDGSMNPNSNPTPSARSGVVASPPPPPHTPSNTVVSPALSIQSSDLPENPIGLSPPAPATSCLTTTAISTTATATTSTGNCNNGSSVFASIFAPSSASALIAQPPGPPQTSPPSSFSNQVSALGRPDGSTKISSVSEPTSLSLSSSLYLSNNGSSLFPTPDQDHRNYAQPAAMSATALLQKAAQMGAATSNASLLRGFGLSTTSSPSQENSTTLQWNKEQESGGAAHVGAELGLELLSTANAAELTDLMMGPPSSFGGQPMTRDLLGLSIGNGGGGGASAAGFSAFLNSFGGSGGALNVATAYGSGGGGGGSSQRETWEGAQDRKPDRSSLL, from the exons ATGGGGGAGCTGGATAATTCCTCATCGCCGTTACTGACGGTTTCAACGGCTTCCGGCGGGGAAGCCAGTTTAACTTCCTCCACTCACGAAGCCATGACTCATCCGGAGCCGCAGCAAAAGAAAAAGCGAAACCTTCCAGGAATGCCAG atcCCGAAGCGGAGGTGATCGCGCTGTCGCCGACGACTCTCCTCGCAACGAACCGTTTCGTGTGTGAGATCTGCAGCAAAGGCTTCCAGCGCGACCAGAACCTGCAGCTCCACCGGCGGGGCCACAACCTGCCGTGGAAGCTGAAGCAACGGACGAGCAAAGAAGTACGGAAGCGGGTCTACGTCTGCCCCGAGACCTCCTGCGTGCACCACCACCCCACTCGGGCGCTCGGAGACCTGACGGGTATCAAGAAGCACTTTTGTCGAAAGCACGGCGAGAAGAAGTGGAAGTGCGAGCGGTGCTCCAAGAAATACGCCGTGCAGTCCGATTGGAAGGCGCACATGAAGACTTGCGGCACCCGAGAGTACAAATGCGATTGCGGAACTTTATTCTCTAG GAGGGATAGCTTCATAACGCACAGGGCGTTCTGCGACGCGTTGGCGGAGGAGAGCGCGAAGACTCAAACCCTAGTGATTGGGCCCGACGGAAGTATGAACCCGAATTCAAATCCAACTCCGAGTGCGAGGAGTGGGGTGGTGGCGTCGCCGCCTCCACCGCCTCACACACCGTCAAACACCGTGGTGTCTCCGGCCTTGTCTATTCAGAGCTCAG ATTTGCCAGAGAACCCAATTGGCCTGTCCCCTCCGGCGCCGGCCACGTCATGCTTAACTACTACGGCAATCAGcaccaccgccaccgccaccacctCGACTGGAAATTGCAACAATGGTAGTAGTGTATTTGCAAGCATATTTGCACCTTCCTCCGCCTCAGCATTAATCGCACAGCCACCAGGCCCACCACAAACATCGCCACCGTCCTCATTCTCCAATCAAGTATCTGCATTGGGCCGCCCAGATGGCTCTACTAAAATTTCCTCCGTTAGTGAACCCACATCActgtctctctcctcctctctttACCTCTCCAACAATGGCTCCTCACTCTTCCCAACACCTGATCAAGACCACCGCAACTATGCCCAGCCCGCTGCCATGTCCGCCACGGCATTGCTCCAAAAGGCAGCCCAAATGGGTGCTGCGACATCGAACGCCTCACTGCTTCGTGGGTTTGGGTTGTCCACGACCTCATCCCCGTCTCAAGAAAATAGCACAACATTGCAGTGGAACAAGGAGCAAGAGAGTGGTGGTGCTGCCCACGTGGGGGCCGAGCTAGGGCTTGAACTTCTCTCAACTGCAAATGCTGCCGAATTGACTGATCTAATGATGGGTCCGCCTTCGTCGTTCGGGGGCCAGCCCATGACTCGTGACCTTCTTGGGCTGAGCATCGGTAATGGTGGTGGAGGTGGCGCTTCCGCGGCTGGATTTTCTGCTTTCCTAAATTCCTTTGGTGGCAGCGGCGGTGCCTTAAATGTTGCAACTGCATATGGAAGTGGCGGCGGCGGAGGTGGGAGTTCGCAGCGGGAAACGTGGGAAGGTGCACAAGATAGAAAGCCCGATAGGTCTTCATTGCTCTAG